In the Helianthus annuus cultivar XRQ/B chromosome 11, HanXRQr2.0-SUNRISE, whole genome shotgun sequence genome, one interval contains:
- the LOC118483978 gene encoding uncharacterized protein LOC118483978, whose product MNGASTFGFHWSSWAPNKCNIFMWRAFLDRLPTKMALVRRNVAIDNQFCVWCEAYEETIEHVLTGCVMAVGVWNAISVWCNIPRPFVFHVKDLVDLHDHSGVVGVKKMILHGIIIIACWRLWRARNDKVFNSKVSNVVDMVADIKTLGFYGTNICLRVG is encoded by the coding sequence ATGAACGGTGCATCTACTTTCGGGTTTCATTGGAGTTCCTGGGCCCCAAACAAATGTAACATATTTATGTGGCGCGCGTTTTTGGACCGCCTTCCAACTAAGATGGCTCTTGTTCGAAGAAACGTTGCCATTGATAACCAGTTTTGTGTTTGGTGTGAGGCGTATGAAGAAACTATAGAGCATGTTCTTACTGGTTGTGTTATGGCTGTGGGGGTGTGGAATGCGATTTCTGTTTGGTGCAACATACCTAGACCGTTTGTTTTTCACGTCAAGGATTTGGTGGATTTACATGATCATAGTGGAGTGGTGGGGGTCAAGAAAATGATCCTTCATGGCATCATTATCATTGCTTGCTGGAGATTGTGGCGAGCCAGGAATGATAAGGTCTTTAATAGTAAGGTGTCTAATGTGGTGGATATGGTTGCGGATATCAAGACTTTGGGGTTTTATGGTACGAACATATGTTTAAGGGTGGGGTAG